Sequence from the Mus pahari unplaced genomic scaffold, PAHARI_EIJ_v1.1 scaffold_13778_1, whole genome shotgun sequence genome:
TGAAGCTCCCAAAGGCCAGGCTAGCCAAGTATCCCAGAACACAGTAAAATGCAATGTCTGATCCCTTGTGGCATACAATGATGATGTGTCCATGCTCAGATTGTGCATCAATATTAACAGAAGGTGGAGAAGCTCCCAACCAGACTGCACAGACAATAACTTGGATGAGAGTACAAATGGGAACGATGTATTTAGACGTCCTTGACACTAGAAAGTACTTTATTATTCCTCGTGAGGCTGTCATTTTGAATGCCATAACTACAGTAATTGTTTTAGCCAAGACAGtggaaacagaaacagtgaaTACAATTCCAAATGTGATTTGCTGTAGAATGCATGTGGCTGTGTTTGGATGGCCAATGAAGAGCAAGGGACAGAGGAAACAAAAGATGAGTGAGATGAGCAAGATATAGGTGAGAGTACTGTTATTGGCCTTAACAACTGGAGTATTGTGGTGCTTTACAATGACCCCAAGAACCACAGTTGTGAATGCAGAGAAGCACAAGGAGATTAAGGAAAGTGCCATCCCCAATGGTTCTTCATAGCTGAGAAATACAACAGCTTTAGGAATGCAGTGATTCTGTTCTGTGTTTGCATATTGGTTCTCTGGACACTGGACACAAAAATTCACATctaatggaaaaaatgaaaatatttttagtgcATCTTAAGCATTTTTCCTGAAAGGATATTTCATTTAAGCATATAGAAGAAATGTTGCAATACATGAGTATGTTtggtgttgcaggattttccctgttcaATCACATTTGGGAAATTtgaggcttgtgattggacaggagaagggaggcaggggggaggagttgaggagacagaaagaggggtttgaggaggagagagggaagcagaatggaggctgacatcatgttatcaaaaggttagaataattgtgttaaaaCTTTATCACTATGATTTGGATCCAAATTTATTGTATTGACATTTGGAAATTGTATTATTATTGAAGTATAcatctgattggctaattaagccTTAAAAGCCTTGATTCTACAGGGTAATTATGTGTTGAGATGGCTAACTAGGGATTCTTGGGGCATTGtgtgaaagcaagaggaatttaggCGCCCTGTCTAAGAAATGGCCTGGTGGGAGCCATGTGGCCTAACAGGGCTGGATAGTTAGCAGTCTGAGAGATGGAGCTAGTGAGATCACCTGGACAAGGGGCTAGCTCTACATATTTCCCACAATAGCTTGGTTAGAATATATTGAAAGTCACTGttacatgaaataatttattccattttttaatggtaATCATCattaaggaaatgaaagcaacaaGTGTTTTTTGGTCTATTTTACTATATT
This genomic interval carries:
- the LOC110314801 gene encoding vomeronasal type-2 receptor 116-like; amino-acid sequence: MPTSMCTADCGPGSRKFGIDGMAACCFHCKPCPENEISNETNVNFCVQCPENQYANTEQNHCIPKAVVFLSYEEPLGMALSLISLCFSAFTTVVLGVIVKHHNTPVVKANNSTLTYILLISLIFCFLCPLLFIGHPNTATCILQQITFGIVFTVSVSTVLAKTITVVMAFKMTASRGIIKYFLVSRTSKYIVPICTLIQVIVCAVWLGASPPSVNIDAQSEHGHIIIVCHKGSDIAFYCVLGYLASLAFGSFTLAFFARNLPGAFNEAKSITFSMLVFCNVWITFIPVYHSTKGKVMVAVEIFSTLASSAGMLGCIFVPKCYTILFRPDRNFLEMIRVKSSSHAHIS